The Methanoculleus marisnigri JR1 genome window below encodes:
- a CDS encoding chorismate mutase — translation MSLDAVRNEIREIDEKIIDLVAERQRLATQVARIKQEEGLSIHDPAQRKIVLDRVFTYAVESRIDPVAVRRVFEILVDMNEERQRECSGDGNLP, via the coding sequence ATGTCCCTAGATGCCGTCAGGAACGAGATCCGCGAGATCGACGAGAAAATCATCGATCTGGTTGCGGAACGGCAGAGGCTTGCGACGCAGGTCGCGAGGATCAAGCAGGAGGAGGGTCTCTCCATCCATGATCCGGCGCAGCGAAAGATCGTCCTCGACCGGGTCTTCACCTACGCCGTCGAGAGCCGGATCGACCCGGTCGCCGTCCGGAGAGTCTTTGAGATCCTGGTCGATATGAACGAGGAGCGACAGCGGGAGTGCAGCGGGGACGGCAACCTGCCGTGA
- the argB gene encoding acetylglutamate kinase, whose translation MKREDVLMEALPYIQKFYGKTIVIKLGGHAMVDQSILETVIRDAVLLRYVGMKVVLVHGGGPEITAKMQAMGKEPKFVGGLRITDPETLEIAQMVLVGKINDGIVSLIANCGTRAVGISGNDGNLLIARKMDPQRVQVGEVMQEVDLGQVGEIEEVDPEVLHCLLAQNYIPVVAPIAIDRQGMSLNINADTAAAEIAIALSAFKLVNLTDVDGVMDADRTMVYHRLALTEAEAMIGAGVIAGGMIPKLEGCMKAVRNGVASAHVVNGNREHNLLLELFTDQGVGTMLTL comes from the coding sequence ATGAAACGAGAAGACGTGCTGATGGAGGCACTCCCCTACATCCAGAAGTTTTACGGCAAGACGATCGTGATCAAACTCGGCGGCCACGCGATGGTCGACCAGAGCATCCTCGAGACGGTGATCCGGGACGCCGTCCTTCTCCGCTACGTCGGGATGAAGGTCGTCCTGGTCCACGGCGGGGGGCCGGAGATCACCGCGAAAATGCAGGCGATGGGGAAAGAGCCCAAATTCGTCGGGGGGCTGCGGATCACCGATCCCGAGACGCTCGAGATCGCCCAGATGGTTCTCGTCGGCAAGATCAACGACGGCATAGTCTCCCTCATCGCGAATTGCGGCACCCGTGCGGTCGGGATCTCCGGCAACGACGGCAACCTCCTCATCGCCCGGAAGATGGATCCCCAGCGGGTGCAGGTCGGCGAGGTCATGCAGGAGGTGGATCTCGGCCAGGTTGGGGAGATCGAGGAGGTCGATCCCGAGGTGCTCCACTGCCTCCTCGCCCAGAACTACATCCCGGTGGTGGCCCCGATCGCCATCGACCGGCAGGGGATGAGCCTGAACATCAACGCCGACACGGCGGCCGCCGAGATCGCGATCGCTTTAAGCGCGTTCAAGCTGGTCAACCTCACCGACGTCGACGGAGTGATGGACGCCGACCGGACGATGGTCTACCACCGCCTTGCGCTCACCGAAGCGGAGGCGATGATCGGTGCGGGGGTCATCGCCGGCGGGATGATCCCGAAACTCGAAGGATGCATGAAAGCGGTCAGGAACGGTGTCGCGAGCGCCCACGTCGTGAACGGCAACCGGGAGCACAACCTGCTCCTCGAGCTCTTCACCGACCAGGGCGTCGGGACGATGCTCACCCTGTAA